Proteins from a single region of Rhodospirillales bacterium:
- a CDS encoding class I SAM-dependent methyltransferase: protein MPNDPLKEARSVAPHPPLLRYYGEDYAREAFVQNLFDRTAGAYDGINSWASFGLGNWYRRRTLQTAGIKAGMRVLDVAIGTGLVARQAARLVGPHGSVVGIDISFKMLLRARAMIDAPLLQGRAEQLPVRTTSVDAITMGYALRHVADLSDTFAEFYRVLRPGGRLLLLEIVRPKGRRGYALAEIYLRRIVPMLAGITTRVDETRTLMRYFWDTIEHCVPAGAITQALRDAGFADVRNINEFGVFVAYLGHKP from the coding sequence ATGCCGAACGATCCTTTAAAGGAGGCACGGTCCGTCGCTCCTCATCCACCGCTATTGCGGTACTACGGCGAGGATTATGCGCGCGAGGCGTTTGTACAAAACCTGTTCGATCGCACCGCTGGTGCGTACGATGGCATAAATTCCTGGGCGTCGTTCGGTCTCGGGAATTGGTATCGTCGGCGGACCCTGCAAACGGCTGGTATTAAGGCTGGTATGCGGGTGCTCGATGTCGCGATCGGGACTGGACTGGTAGCACGTCAGGCGGCGCGACTCGTCGGCCCCCACGGATCGGTGGTCGGGATCGACATCAGCTTCAAAATGCTCCTGAGAGCACGCGCGATGATCGACGCTCCCCTGCTGCAAGGCCGTGCCGAGCAACTGCCGGTACGAACGACCAGTGTTGATGCGATCACGATGGGGTATGCCTTGCGCCACGTTGCTGACCTCTCGGATACGTTTGCTGAGTTTTACCGTGTCCTGCGTCCGGGCGGCAGGCTCTTGCTTTTGGAGATTGTGCGTCCGAAAGGGCGGCGAGGATATGCTCTCGCAGAGATTTATTTGCGACGGATCGTGCCAATGTTGGCCGGCATAACGACGAGGGTTGACGAGACGCGGACGCTGATGAGGTATTTCTGGGACACGATCGAGCATTGCGTGCCTGCTGGCGCCATCACCCAGGCGCTTAGAGACGCGGGGTTCGCTGATGTGCGGAACATCAACGAATTCGGCGTGTTCGTTGCCTATCTTGGGCACAAGCCTTGA
- a CDS encoding lipid A biosynthesis acyltransferase: protein MSQAWQRQPERGSTGALSIIHWIGTRIGRRSARALLYPISLYFLLTAGDVRRASRRYLRRILRREPGWTSILRHIHCFASTILDRVFLLTGQFERFDIRVHNGAIILDQVASGSGALLLSAHLGSFEVLRAMGITGRQLPVKVLMNVDHNSAMTRFTNALNPQMVDSIIPIQGVGTLLAVKEALDQGFLVGVLGDRVVRNDRAIACAFLGRPAAFPVGPLMIASALGCRVILAFSLYRGGNRYDIYFEPLADSISTATGRSAKEIAPWLQVYADRLAWHTRLSPYNWFNFFDFWADERRDERT, encoded by the coding sequence GTGAGCCAAGCTTGGCAACGCCAACCGGAACGGGGCTCTACGGGCGCCCTGTCGATCATTCATTGGATTGGCACCCGTATCGGTCGTCGCAGCGCGCGCGCGCTGCTTTATCCGATTTCTCTCTATTTCCTGCTGACCGCGGGCGACGTACGGCGGGCCTCGCGTCGGTACCTCCGGCGCATCCTGAGACGCGAGCCCGGCTGGACCAGCATACTGCGCCATATCCATTGCTTCGCCAGCACTATTCTTGATCGCGTGTTTCTGCTGACGGGTCAGTTCGAGCGTTTCGATATCCGCGTGCATAACGGCGCGATAATCCTCGATCAGGTCGCCAGCGGCAGCGGCGCGCTGCTGTTGAGCGCACACCTTGGCAGCTTCGAGGTCCTGCGTGCCATGGGCATTACCGGACGACAGCTCCCGGTCAAGGTGCTGATGAATGTTGATCATAACAGTGCAATGACGCGATTCACCAACGCCCTCAACCCACAAATGGTAGATTCGATCATCCCCATTCAGGGCGTAGGAACACTGCTCGCGGTCAAGGAAGCACTTGATCAGGGATTCTTGGTTGGTGTCCTGGGAGACCGTGTCGTTCGCAACGACCGGGCGATTGCCTGCGCCTTTCTCGGTAGACCAGCCGCTTTTCCGGTTGGCCCGCTGATGATAGCATCGGCCCTGGGATGCCGAGTCATCCTGGCCTTCAGTCTTTATCGCGGCGGGAATCGCTACGATATCTACTTCGAGCCGCTGGCCGATAGCATTTCAACGGCGACAGGGCGAAGCGCCAAAGAAATCGCCCCCTGGCTACAAGTTTATGCCGACAGATTAGCTTGGCATACCCGCCTGTCACCCTATAACTGGTTCAATTTTTTTGACTTCTGGGCAGATGAGCGCCGTGATGAACGAACGTAG
- a CDS encoding MMPL family transporter: protein MVGRVRAWFALVVWLAGLAICAWLVVTRVEIVFDITRFLPRDDPAVLLLDEIQASQSGRLLFIGIEGGTEGQRAAASAALAGRLRATGLFSRVDNGTVLGDDAQAKALFGYRYLLSPSVSAARFTEAGLRTALQQGLRVLRSPMSIVEKRLLPQDPTAEMQSLLRLWLADRHQPMNRSGVWFSPDGNQAVLLAESRAAGFDVPGQKAAIAAVGKEFTAINGESKMSLRLGGPSVLTVSSQDRIRGDVERLSLAASILIVCLLSVAYRAPRAVVLSVLPLISAILVGATVTYAIFGYVHGITFGFAITLLGVCVDYPIILMSFARGHQSVRQRLRQIAPLQRLCVTLTATGYLALISPAFPALSQLGVFAASGLITAMAVTRWVLPAFLPERWNAPATRQPSRWLQYALRARWRWSRPLALTGGVTVLVLLTIHPPRWENDIAALSPIPRDMLEVDQQLRSDLGAPEAGHFVVIHGEDLDDVLSKSEMAATILDDLVAAGAAQGYDAPSQFLPSRSVQRNRQAALPIPDVLRAAMMGAVTGLPFQPGLFEPFLADVEAARTGPLVQRDDLMNTPLGNLLGSLAFARNNGWSGLIMLRDVTDADAIAAAFHRTPIDGVHFLAVRQETNRLLNTFREEALWHLAFGGGVIVILLALGLRSWSRMGSVLLPLFLSLLLTIAVLRVLDQGLTLFHIVSLLLVTGIAIDYAIFFSQPEDDSDYAARALHAMLLCCITTVTSFGLLALSAIPVLQAIGMTATIGVAANFLLAFLLARPRHISVGSSSKNSSSACAERATPGRLD from the coding sequence ATGGTTGGACGCGTTCGAGCCTGGTTCGCGCTGGTCGTCTGGCTCGCCGGGCTTGCAATCTGCGCCTGGCTGGTCGTAACGCGCGTCGAGATCGTTTTCGATATAACCCGGTTTCTGCCACGCGACGATCCGGCCGTGCTGCTGCTAGACGAAATTCAAGCGAGCCAATCGGGGCGTTTGCTTTTCATCGGCATCGAGGGCGGTACCGAGGGCCAGCGCGCAGCCGCGAGCGCCGCGCTCGCCGGCCGCTTGCGCGCCACGGGTCTGTTCAGCCGCGTCGACAACGGCACCGTTCTTGGAGACGACGCGCAGGCAAAAGCCTTGTTCGGCTATCGCTACTTGCTCAGCCCGAGCGTTTCGGCGGCACGGTTTACAGAAGCCGGATTGCGAACGGCGCTGCAGCAAGGACTACGTGTCCTGCGCTCGCCGATGTCGATCGTCGAGAAGCGCCTGTTGCCACAGGACCCGACGGCAGAAATGCAATCACTTTTGCGCCTATGGCTCGCCGATCGGCACCAGCCGATGAACCGATCGGGCGTGTGGTTTTCGCCCGACGGCAACCAGGCCGTGCTGCTGGCAGAAAGCCGCGCCGCAGGATTCGACGTACCCGGTCAGAAGGCGGCGATCGCCGCAGTAGGCAAGGAGTTCACGGCTATCAACGGCGAGAGCAAGATGTCTTTGCGGCTCGGTGGACCGAGTGTACTCACGGTCAGCTCGCAAGATCGCATTCGCGGCGACGTCGAGCGATTGAGTCTTGCTGCAAGCATTTTGATTGTCTGTTTACTGTCGGTCGCGTATCGCGCGCCGCGCGCGGTGGTATTAAGCGTGCTGCCCCTGATTTCGGCGATCCTGGTTGGCGCCACCGTCACCTACGCGATCTTCGGTTACGTTCACGGCATTACCTTTGGATTCGCCATCACGCTGCTTGGCGTCTGCGTCGATTACCCCATCATTTTGATGAGTTTCGCAAGGGGCCATCAGTCAGTCCGCCAGCGCCTTCGCCAAATCGCGCCACTTCAGCGATTGTGCGTGACCTTGACCGCCACCGGTTATCTCGCGCTGATCAGTCCAGCTTTCCCAGCACTGTCCCAGCTTGGCGTATTCGCCGCATCAGGCTTAATCACCGCGATGGCAGTGACCCGCTGGGTTCTTCCAGCGTTCCTACCGGAACGCTGGAACGCTCCCGCAACGAGACAACCTTCCAGATGGCTGCAGTATGCGCTACGCGCGCGTTGGCGATGGAGCCGCCCGTTAGCGCTCACCGGAGGTGTTACCGTCCTGGTCTTGCTCACCATCCACCCACCACGCTGGGAAAACGACATTGCGGCGTTAAGCCCGATCCCGCGAGACATGCTGGAGGTCGACCAGCAGCTGCGAAGCGATCTCGGCGCACCGGAAGCCGGGCACTTCGTTGTTATCCACGGCGAGGATCTCGACGACGTTCTGAGCAAAAGCGAAATGGCGGCGACAATCCTCGATGACCTAGTCGCCGCAGGGGCCGCGCAGGGCTATGACGCGCCGTCGCAATTCCTGCCGAGCCGTTCAGTGCAGCGCAACCGGCAAGCGGCGTTGCCAATCCCTGATGTCTTGCGCGCAGCGATGATGGGCGCTGTCACCGGCCTGCCATTCCAACCGGGGCTCTTCGAGCCATTCCTCGCTGACGTCGAGGCGGCACGAACCGGCCCGTTGGTCCAGCGCGATGATCTCATGAATACGCCGCTTGGCAATCTCCTCGGATCGCTCGCCTTTGCACGGAACAACGGCTGGAGCGGACTTATCATGCTCCGCGACGTCACCGACGCCGATGCCATAGCTGCGGCGTTCCATCGCACGCCGATCGACGGCGTGCATTTCCTTGCCGTGCGACAGGAAACCAACCGCCTGCTCAACACATTCCGCGAGGAGGCGCTTTGGCACCTCGCCTTCGGAGGCGGCGTCATCGTCATCCTGCTGGCGCTGGGCCTTAGATCATGGTCTAGGATGGGCTCCGTCTTGCTGCCACTTTTCTTGTCGCTCTTGCTGACAATCGCCGTACTGAGAGTACTCGATCAAGGCCTGACCCTGTTTCACATCGTCTCACTGCTTCTCGTGACCGGCATCGCGATCGATTACGCTATCTTTTTCAGCCAACCGGAGGACGATTCCGATTATGCCGCGCGCGCACTACACGCGATGTTATTGTGCTGCATCACCACGGTGACCTCATTCGGTTTGCTGGCACTGTCAGCGATTCCGGTGCTGCAAGCGATCGGCATGACCGCAACCATCGGCGTCGCGGCGAACTTTCTGCTCGCCTTTCTGCTTGCACGTCCACGCCACATCAGCGTCGGATCGTCATCCAAAAACTCGAGCAGCGCCTGCGCGGAGCGTGCAACGCCCGGTCGCTTGGATTAA
- a CDS encoding beta-ketoacyl-[acyl-carrier-protein] synthase family protein, whose translation MAITAFTTVNALGRGLQASLTALCSGTSGLRACDFPRAEIDTWIGRIEGLEHEAIKGSFAEYDCRNNRLVRLALLQDDFSVAVEAAVRRYGPERIGVLIGTSTSGIGETERAYAERDPLTGELPADFNYRCTQNVFSAADLSRRLLKLEGPALAISTACSSSAKAFASAARYIRAGMCDACVVGGVDSLCLTTLYGFRALELTSPQPCRPWDTGRDGLSLGEAAGFVLMERLGAGELGLAFLGYGESSDAYHMTAAHPEGRGAIRAMNEALARAGLRAEQVDYVNLHGTATPLNDRAEDRAVVAVFGTETPCSSTKGWTGHTLGAAGITEAIFSCLCLREGFIPASLNTRHVDSQLSAAIVRESRTQPVNIIVSNSFGFGGTNCSLVFGRVS comes from the coding sequence ATGGCGATCACGGCGTTTACCACTGTCAACGCGCTCGGTCGCGGGCTTCAGGCGTCACTGACGGCGTTATGCAGCGGGACGAGTGGACTGCGCGCATGCGATTTCCCCCGTGCCGAAATTGATACCTGGATCGGCCGCATCGAAGGGCTGGAACACGAAGCAATCAAAGGCTCATTTGCCGAATATGATTGCCGCAACAATCGGCTGGTCCGTCTCGCGCTGTTGCAGGACGACTTTTCCGTTGCAGTCGAAGCGGCGGTCCGACGCTACGGTCCGGAGCGAATCGGCGTGCTGATCGGCACCAGTACGTCTGGAATTGGTGAGACCGAACGTGCCTACGCCGAGCGTGATCCCCTCACCGGCGAGCTCCCGGCCGACTTCAACTATCGCTGCACTCAGAACGTTTTCTCGGCTGCCGATTTATCCCGTCGGCTCCTTAAACTGGAAGGCCCTGCTCTCGCGATTTCGACGGCTTGTTCCTCAAGTGCGAAGGCATTCGCATCGGCCGCGCGTTACATCCGTGCCGGAATGTGCGATGCATGCGTCGTCGGCGGCGTCGACAGTCTGTGCCTTACGACGCTTTATGGCTTTCGTGCTCTTGAACTCACCTCGCCGCAGCCATGCCGGCCTTGGGACACAGGGCGTGATGGCTTGAGCCTGGGAGAAGCCGCCGGCTTCGTCCTGATGGAACGGCTTGGCGCCGGCGAGCTGGGCCTTGCGTTTCTGGGTTACGGCGAGAGCAGCGATGCGTACCACATGACGGCGGCCCATCCTGAAGGACGGGGCGCGATCCGCGCTATGAACGAGGCGCTCGCCCGCGCCGGGTTGCGCGCGGAACAGGTCGACTACGTCAACCTTCACGGCACCGCGACTCCGCTCAACGATCGCGCCGAAGACAGAGCCGTCGTGGCGGTGTTCGGAACCGAAACGCCGTGCAGTTCCACAAAGGGATGGACAGGTCATACGCTGGGCGCGGCCGGCATCACCGAGGCAATTTTCTCCTGCCTGTGTCTGCGCGAGGGGTTCATCCCGGCGTCGCTGAACACGCGCCACGTCGATTCACAGCTCAGCGCCGCGATCGTCCGCGAATCGCGAACCCAGCCCGTCAACATCATCGTCAGCAACTCTTTCGGCTTCGGCGGAACGAACTGCTCGCTCGTTTTCGGACGCGTCAGCTAA
- a CDS encoding class I SAM-dependent methyltransferase, with product MQRDPRLSLLLADYPDDVFDDRLHASIEIADRAALIFAVIAARDIGILSQLETPRSAAWLSQTLGLAKGFSAVLEWLLERLETAGILAVMPDANVRRYRLVEQPPDSDPAQLRAAAMTVDPANAATFDLLQTAASAYPALARGEIAGRDVVLNPENVELWLRYFANTNPLYAVNNWVSATAAVKRLDRCDRQGRGVRILEVGAGAGSGSERLLDLLERRGLLSQVQTFHVTELSAFLRRKARRGLARFRTVPLTFASLDINQPWEEQEAKEASFDLIYAVNVLHVAHDLGFSLTQARKCLAPGGWLVAGECLRPSPHAPLYVELIFRLLEDPAVVTDALARPNAGFLEWRHWQAALQAAGFSTIETDPDHERILELCPNLFIGAVCGQN from the coding sequence GTGCAACGCGATCCTCGACTCTCTTTGCTACTCGCCGATTATCCGGACGACGTGTTTGACGACCGCTTGCACGCGAGCATCGAGATCGCCGATCGAGCCGCGTTGATATTTGCAGTTATCGCCGCCCGCGATATCGGCATTCTTTCGCAACTCGAAACCCCCCGCTCCGCCGCTTGGCTGTCGCAGACGCTAGGACTTGCCAAAGGCTTCTCGGCAGTCCTGGAATGGCTTCTCGAACGGCTGGAAACCGCCGGAATTCTCGCCGTCATGCCGGATGCGAACGTCCGACGCTATCGCCTTGTTGAACAGCCGCCTGACTCAGATCCGGCACAACTTCGCGCCGCGGCAATGACCGTTGATCCGGCCAATGCCGCGACATTTGATCTCCTCCAAACTGCGGCGAGCGCATACCCCGCCCTTGCTCGCGGCGAGATTGCCGGGCGCGACGTTGTACTCAATCCGGAGAACGTCGAATTGTGGCTGCGATACTTCGCCAATACGAACCCACTATATGCAGTCAACAACTGGGTTTCCGCCACAGCGGCGGTCAAACGGCTGGATCGGTGCGACCGCCAGGGTCGTGGTGTGCGAATCCTCGAAGTCGGCGCCGGAGCGGGCAGCGGCAGCGAGAGGCTCCTCGACCTGCTCGAACGGCGCGGCCTGCTATCTCAGGTCCAGACGTTTCACGTCACCGAGTTGAGCGCATTTCTCCGCCGCAAAGCCCGGCGCGGGCTCGCGCGCTTTCGTACGGTACCATTGACGTTCGCCAGCCTCGATATCAACCAGCCATGGGAGGAACAGGAGGCGAAGGAAGCAAGCTTCGACCTGATTTATGCAGTCAATGTCCTGCATGTCGCCCACGATCTTGGCTTTTCCCTTACCCAGGCTCGGAAATGCCTGGCGCCGGGAGGCTGGCTGGTAGCGGGAGAATGCTTGCGTCCCTCCCCGCACGCGCCGCTATATGTCGAACTCATTTTCCGTCTGCTCGAAGATCCCGCCGTCGTCACCGACGCCCTAGCACGCCCGAATGCCGGATTTTTGGAATGGCGGCATTGGCAGGCTGCTCTGCAAGCAGCCGGCTTTTCGACGATCGAGACGGACCCGGATCACGAGCGCATCCTAGAACTCTGTCCTAATCTGTTCATCGGCGCGGTCTGTGGACAGAACTGA
- a CDS encoding outer membrane lipoprotein carrier protein LolA — MRLLGALLAVAGIALSHSALAQAWKIEQLMASMALVRSERAYFQEEKHLEILDQPTQTGGQLAYRAPDYLLRQTVTPTSETLEVDGEWLQIDNEKTKERVFLPSYPFLQALVEAVRSTMAGDLDRLKQFYSVRLEGAADAWTLLLDPLQREVARHLSRVVIRGRDNRIASVETIEANGDRSIMTVTISNIE; from the coding sequence ATGAGGCTCCTAGGCGCTCTGCTAGCCGTAGCCGGTATCGCCCTGTCGCACTCCGCGCTTGCACAGGCCTGGAAGATCGAGCAGCTCATGGCCAGCATGGCCTTGGTTCGCAGCGAACGCGCCTACTTTCAGGAAGAAAAGCACCTCGAAATCCTCGATCAGCCGACGCAAACCGGCGGCCAGCTCGCTTATAGGGCGCCGGATTATCTACTCAGGCAAACTGTAACCCCCACGTCCGAGACTCTCGAAGTCGACGGTGAGTGGCTCCAGATCGACAATGAAAAGACAAAGGAACGCGTTTTCTTGCCGTCCTATCCCTTCCTTCAGGCCCTGGTTGAAGCCGTCCGCTCGACGATGGCCGGCGATCTTGACCGTTTGAAACAATTCTATTCCGTCCGTCTCGAAGGCGCCGCCGATGCCTGGACTCTGCTTCTCGATCCGCTTCAGCGCGAGGTTGCGCGACACCTGAGCCGCGTTGTCATTCGCGGTCGCGACAACCGTATCGCCAGCGTGGAGACGATTGAAGCGAACGGTGACCGCAGCATAATGACCGTAACCATCAGCAACATTGAATAA
- a CDS encoding beta-ketoacyl synthase chain length factor, with amino-acid sequence MKRALFVRAVAICAAGLADWPAAAPVLQGIRPYHGHDLPILTLLHLPATERRRITPSVRLALHVAASALEQAGLAENSPLRAVFACSRGNAEALQAVLTEIDEPAPMDSPRQFSRVDHNAAAGYWAIIRGPAGVSVSVGAYDGTFAAGLIEAFAASLDDALILLVVINVPLPAALHRSRTVTVPFAAAMLPGTEPHARCLGRWRCHIVARRHEDRCSNQALENLRISNPAARCLPLLQQLARGESGTVALPYLADRSLMVKHWPC; translated from the coding sequence GTGAAGAGAGCCCTGTTCGTCCGTGCGGTGGCAATCTGTGCTGCCGGCCTTGCCGACTGGCCCGCAGCCGCACCGGTGCTGCAGGGCATCCGGCCTTATCATGGACACGACTTACCGATATTGACTCTCCTCCATTTGCCAGCGACGGAGCGGCGGCGGATCACACCGAGCGTGCGTCTCGCACTGCACGTTGCGGCGAGCGCCCTCGAACAAGCCGGCCTCGCCGAGAACTCTCCGCTTCGCGCCGTCTTCGCCTGTTCAAGAGGCAACGCCGAAGCCTTGCAAGCCGTCCTGACGGAAATCGATGAGCCTGCACCAATGGATTCCCCTCGCCAGTTCTCGCGCGTGGATCACAACGCAGCCGCAGGCTACTGGGCGATCATCCGTGGTCCTGCGGGCGTCAGCGTCAGCGTTGGCGCCTACGACGGAACATTTGCCGCTGGTCTCATCGAAGCGTTCGCCGCCAGCCTCGATGACGCACTCATCCTGTTGGTCGTGATCAACGTTCCGCTGCCGGCCGCACTGCATCGAAGTCGAACGGTGACCGTACCGTTCGCCGCCGCGATGCTGCCTGGCACCGAACCTCACGCGCGATGTCTCGGCAGGTGGCGATGCCACATCGTCGCTCGCCGCCATGAGGATCGGTGCTCGAACCAAGCACTGGAAAATCTACGCATTAGCAATCCGGCGGCGCGATGCCTGCCCCTATTGCAGCAGCTCGCGAGGGGCGAATCCGGCACGGTCGCCCTACCCTACCTTGCGGACCGCTCGCTTATGGTCAAGCATTGGCCATGCTGA
- a CDS encoding YdcF family protein, producing MNERSTTRLAMIGADGLVTLLLSNLVIIGTCGASLLWNVGTVWNVARSAPVEIDPPDLLVVLGMRLQDNAVTAGYAQRLRRAAELFRVSGDATILILGGRTGGASISEAEQGRLFLIADGIPAARICIEDRSTHTLENLHYARALLEKRGDFPLALITSRDHLARSKALALGLNLRPVLCAAEECWSGGFVSAMQLIREGYFLHWYKIGKIWSQWTNNRRSLARIS from the coding sequence ATGAACGAACGTAGCACCACGCGTCTGGCGATGATCGGCGCCGACGGCCTGGTGACACTTCTGCTGTCCAATCTGGTGATCATCGGCACTTGTGGCGCCAGCCTTCTCTGGAACGTTGGCACGGTATGGAACGTTGCTCGTTCAGCCCCGGTCGAGATCGATCCACCGGACCTTCTAGTCGTCCTCGGCATGAGGTTGCAAGACAATGCCGTGACCGCAGGCTATGCCCAGCGGCTCCGGCGTGCCGCGGAACTCTTTCGAGTAAGCGGTGACGCAACGATCCTGATCCTCGGCGGCCGGACCGGAGGGGCATCGATCAGTGAGGCGGAACAAGGGAGACTCTTCCTGATCGCAGACGGCATCCCGGCGGCGCGGATCTGCATCGAGGACCGCTCGACCCACACGCTTGAGAACCTGCACTACGCCCGCGCGCTGCTAGAAAAGCGCGGCGACTTCCCGCTGGCCCTGATCACCAGCCGTGATCATCTGGCTCGTAGCAAGGCGCTCGCGCTCGGACTGAATCTACGACCGGTGTTATGTGCCGCCGAGGAATGCTGGAGCGGCGGCTTCGTTTCGGCGATGCAACTCATCCGCGAGGGATACTTTCTGCATTGGTATAAGATCGGCAAAATCTGGTCGCAGTGGACCAACAATCGCCGCAGCCTTGCGCGAATTTCCTGA
- a CDS encoding tryptophan 7-halogenase: METEAIYNRNADTASPISTADVVVIGGGPAGTTLGSLLVEKGWRVVLLEQDYHPRFHIGESLLPMNLPLFERLGVLEQVRQIGVVKNGAEFCPAGSGDRMETIYFKDALKFSPRYAFQVRRSEFDELLFRHCSARGVSAFEGVKVREVTFGGDGRHLVEARNGAGYRLFWHTRFVVDASGRDTFLSRKLGLKKKNPKHHSAALFAHYRSVVRRTGDDEGNISIYWFEHGWFWIIPLRDGLTSVGAVCSPTYLKTRKVEATEFLWQTIQLCPEVRKRLRNAEIVGAAQATGNFSYYSSRIRGNGFLLVGDAFAFVDPVFSTGVFFAMNGASYAADAVDAYLRDPETSEPEFRRFEETVRGGIRTVSWFIYRFTSPPMQKLFMMPRDTFRVKRAIISMLSGDIFGSTPIFWPLALFKLIYFGAWLIEFPRAYAARKVRQRSIRERYADGTLPVDHL; encoded by the coding sequence ATGGAGACGGAAGCCATTTATAATCGCAACGCCGATACCGCGTCACCTATCTCGACGGCCGACGTCGTTGTAATTGGCGGCGGTCCGGCGGGAACGACGCTCGGCTCTCTCCTCGTTGAAAAAGGGTGGCGGGTGGTGCTCCTGGAACAGGATTACCACCCTCGTTTTCATATCGGCGAATCATTGCTGCCGATGAACCTGCCGCTCTTCGAGCGGTTGGGCGTGCTGGAACAGGTGCGCCAAATCGGTGTCGTCAAGAACGGAGCCGAATTTTGTCCGGCCGGTTCCGGCGATCGTATGGAAACAATCTACTTCAAAGATGCCCTGAAGTTTTCGCCGCGATACGCGTTCCAGGTCCGCCGGTCGGAATTCGACGAACTGCTGTTCCGCCATTGTTCGGCGCGGGGCGTTTCGGCATTTGAGGGAGTCAAAGTCCGGGAGGTGACGTTTGGTGGTGACGGCCGGCATCTTGTCGAAGCGCGTAACGGCGCCGGTTATCGCCTTTTCTGGCACACACGCTTCGTTGTCGATGCCTCAGGCCGGGACACGTTCTTGTCGCGAAAACTAGGATTAAAGAAGAAAAACCCTAAACATCATAGTGCAGCCCTGTTCGCCCACTATAGAAGCGTCGTTCGTCGTACCGGAGACGACGAAGGTAATATCAGCATCTACTGGTTCGAGCACGGCTGGTTCTGGATAATTCCGTTGCGCGATGGTTTGACCAGCGTCGGTGCGGTGTGCTCGCCGACATATCTAAAGACGCGCAAAGTTGAGGCGACGGAGTTTCTCTGGCAGACAATTCAGCTATGTCCGGAGGTCCGGAAGCGACTGCGTAACGCCGAAATCGTCGGAGCGGCGCAAGCAACGGGAAATTTTTCATACTATTCTTCCCGCATTCGCGGCAATGGCTTCCTGCTGGTCGGCGATGCGTTTGCCTTCGTCGATCCCGTATTTTCCACGGGCGTCTTTTTCGCCATGAACGGTGCGAGCTATGCTGCGGATGCTGTTGACGCATATCTGCGAGACCCCGAAACGTCGGAGCCGGAGTTTCGTCGCTTCGAGGAGACAGTTAGAGGCGGTATTCGTACCGTTTCCTGGTTTATCTACCGGTTTACGTCGCCACCTATGCAGAAGTTATTTATGATGCCGCGTGATACGTTCCGTGTTAAGCGTGCGATTATCTCGATGCTGTCCGGTGATATATTTGGTAGTACGCCGATTTTCTGGCCACTCGCGCTATTTAAACTGATCTACTTTGGCGCATGGCTGATTGAATTTCCGCGCGCATATGCCGCACGCAAAGTGCGCCAGCGCAGCATTCGCGAGCGCTATGCTGACGGAACTCTACCCGTGGATCACCTGTGA